From the bacterium genome, one window contains:
- the smpB gene encoding SsrA-binding protein SmpB yields the protein MAQKAAGEDVRTVATNRRARHEYWIEETHEAGIALTGTEVKSVRAGHVILGDAFARIDRGEAWLLHLHIGPYEQGNIQNHDPMRTRKLLLHKREIERLGARVQQRGYTLVPLRIYFRNGVAKVELGLARGRHTYDKRERIAERDAQRRIERALGARERREPPRRGQ from the coding sequence GTGGCGCAGAAGGCCGCCGGCGAGGACGTGCGGACCGTCGCGACGAACCGGCGGGCGCGCCACGAGTACTGGATCGAGGAGACGCACGAGGCCGGGATCGCGCTGACCGGGACCGAGGTGAAGTCGGTGCGCGCCGGGCACGTGATTCTTGGCGACGCCTTCGCCCGCATCGACCGCGGCGAGGCGTGGCTGCTGCACCTGCACATCGGCCCCTACGAGCAGGGCAACATTCAAAACCACGATCCGATGCGGACCCGCAAGCTGCTGCTGCATAAGCGCGAGATCGAGCGCCTCGGCGCGCGCGTGCAGCAGCGCGGGTACACGCTCGTGCCACTGCGCATCTACTTCCGCAACGGCGTGGCGAAGGTTGAGCTTGGCCTCGCCCGGGGGCGTCATACCTACGACAAGCGCGAACGGATCGCCGAGCGCGACGCGCAGCGCCGCATCGAGCGGGCGCTCGGCGCCCGGGAACGGCGGGAGCCGCCCCGCCGCGGTCAGTGA
- a CDS encoding site-specific integrase has translation MFIVAVFTGLRPGEIQAMRWTGQNWPDFAANKIRVTASYEARSKVLGAPKTDRSVRDVDMVPIVRQVLEALPSRAAGAWVFPATSGAMLPRTNMRRAWEETITEAKVRPISPYTARHTFASLLIAAGKNSLYVSRQMGHHSPGFTLTVYGHLMDSVPTRYVEWIDELVFPEGLERALNLPLDSALRDAAACSRVQQREWLKPNADAVSGIVVQFSATEGMVEAAGIEPAS, from the coding sequence GTGTTCATCGTCGCAGTATTCACCGGGCTTCGCCCTGGGGAAATTCAGGCGATGCGGTGGACCGGGCAGAATTGGCCGGACTTCGCGGCTAACAAAATCCGCGTCACGGCATCCTATGAGGCCCGATCGAAAGTTCTCGGCGCCCCGAAGACGGACCGCTCTGTCCGCGACGTGGACATGGTGCCGATCGTGCGTCAGGTCCTCGAGGCCCTACCGAGCCGTGCGGCCGGCGCCTGGGTTTTCCCGGCGACGAGTGGGGCGATGCTCCCTCGGACCAATATGCGGCGGGCCTGGGAGGAGACAATCACCGAGGCCAAGGTCCGGCCCATATCGCCGTACACCGCGCGCCACACCTTCGCCTCACTGCTGATCGCGGCGGGTAAGAATTCGCTCTACGTGTCGCGCCAGATGGGGCACCATAGCCCAGGCTTCACGCTCACCGTCTACGGGCACCTAATGGACTCCGTCCCCACCCGCTACGTCGAGTGGATCGACGAGCTCGTCTTCCCCGAGGGGCTTGAGCGTGCCCTTAATTTGCCCTTGGACAGCGCTCTGCGGGACGCTGCGGCGTGCAGTCGCGTGCAGCAGCGAGAATGGCTGAAACCCAATGCTGACGCCGTTTCTGGCATCGTTGTGCAGTTCAGTGCAACCGAGGGCATGGTGGAGGCGGCGGGAATCGAACCCGCGTCCTAG
- a CDS encoding cupredoxin domain-containing protein has product MKTRLTVGVCLGLALLLGTGLMTSAQTAPTRVIKISTMSFKFDPSVITMNVGDRVTLQVTNNDKDHPGRAHSIASPFFQSLNYTVSGEAQQGVAKADGWKYILIDNGKTAEITFVPQTPGQFNFLCEQNNHASLGQVGAFIVWPAGYKP; this is encoded by the coding sequence GTGAAAACGCGGCTAACCGTGGGCGTGTGCCTGGGATTGGCCTTGCTGCTGGGCACAGGACTAATGACGTCCGCGCAGACGGCGCCCACACGAGTCATCAAGATTTCGACGATGTCGTTCAAGTTCGATCCCAGCGTCATCACGATGAACGTCGGAGACCGCGTCACGCTGCAGGTCACCAATAACGACAAAGACCATCCGGGCCGGGCGCACAGCATCGCCTCTCCGTTCTTTCAGAGCCTGAACTACACCGTGAGCGGTGAGGCGCAACAAGGCGTAGCGAAGGCAGACGGATGGAAGTATATCCTAATCGATAACGGCAAGACCGCCGAGATAACGTTTGTCCCGCAGACGCCGGGGCAATTCAATTTCCTGTGCGAGCAGAACAACCATGCCTCGCTCGGCCAGGTGGGCGCGTTCATTGTCTGGCCAGCGGGATACAAGCCGTAG
- a CDS encoding PaaI family thioesterase, protein MDKSAPLRGAGTCFACGPANPIGLRLRFELEGDDGIRAEFTPGPQYQGYEGVLHGGIVAAALDDAMANLFHLRGRETVTARLEIRYRREAPIGQRLVVTARTTGERGRFFTAEATLALPDGTCLAEARGTLARSA, encoded by the coding sequence GTGGATAAGTCCGCGCCGCTTCGGGGCGCCGGGACCTGCTTCGCCTGCGGCCCGGCGAATCCGATCGGCCTGCGCCTCAGGTTCGAGCTGGAGGGCGACGACGGCATCCGCGCCGAGTTCACGCCCGGCCCGCAGTACCAGGGCTACGAGGGCGTGCTGCACGGGGGTATCGTGGCCGCGGCGCTCGACGACGCGATGGCCAACCTGTTCCACCTGCGCGGGCGCGAAACGGTGACGGCGCGGCTCGAGATCCGGTACCGTCGCGAGGCGCCGATCGGGCAGCGCCTCGTCGTGACCGCGCGGACCACCGGAGAGCGCGGCCGGTTCTTCACTGCCGAGGCGACCCTCGCGCTCCCCGACGGCACGTGTCTGGCCGAGGCGCGCGGCACGCTGGCGCGGAGTGCGTAG
- a CDS encoding class I SAM-dependent methyltransferase, translated as MADISPDVFMDAVLAYQQTAAIKAALELDLFTKIAKGNATAESLAQTTGAAVRGIRILCNYLTVRGHLEKHGNQFRLTPSTAAFLDRNAPLWMGDVVEYLAAPEMMDLFLSNPAAYVRNGGSVGLANNAPDHPIWVKFARVMGSSRVPLARKIASELAVSYPRKVLDVAAGHGMFGIAIAQAVTDAQITAIDWKAVLSVARENAEAAGVSGRYHTLAGSGFDTDWGSGFDLVLLANFLHQLDRDACVVLLRKARNSLVSGGRAAAVEFLTNEDRVSPRFPVMFAFQMLGSTPHGDAYTAREFEEMGRAAGFAGVIVKPLPPTPQSLVLFEQA; from the coding sequence ATGGCCGATATATCGCCCGATGTGTTCATGGACGCGGTTCTCGCCTATCAGCAGACCGCGGCGATCAAAGCTGCTCTCGAGCTCGACCTGTTTACGAAGATCGCGAAGGGCAATGCTACGGCCGAGAGTCTTGCGCAGACAACCGGAGCGGCGGTTCGCGGTATCCGCATACTCTGCAATTACCTCACGGTCCGCGGCCATCTCGAAAAGCATGGCAACCAATTCCGACTCACTCCATCTACGGCCGCGTTCTTGGACCGAAACGCCCCGTTGTGGATGGGCGACGTTGTCGAGTATCTGGCCGCGCCCGAGATGATGGACCTCTTCCTGAGCAATCCCGCCGCCTATGTCCGAAACGGCGGCTCAGTCGGGTTGGCGAACAATGCGCCGGACCATCCGATCTGGGTGAAGTTTGCGCGGGTGATGGGTTCGTCAAGGGTTCCCCTCGCAAGAAAGATCGCGTCCGAGCTTGCGGTCTCCTATCCCCGCAAGGTGCTGGATGTTGCCGCGGGACACGGCATGTTCGGCATCGCGATCGCTCAAGCCGTGACGGACGCGCAGATCACGGCGATCGACTGGAAGGCCGTCCTTTCAGTGGCACGAGAGAACGCCGAGGCAGCGGGCGTATCCGGACGCTATCACACGTTGGCGGGGAGTGGATTCGACACTGACTGGGGTAGCGGGTTCGATCTGGTGCTGCTGGCCAACTTCCTCCACCAACTCGATCGTGATGCCTGTGTGGTCCTTCTTCGCAAGGCTCGCAACAGTCTCGTCTCCGGCGGGCGAGCTGCGGCGGTCGAGTTTTTGACGAACGAGGACCGGGTGTCTCCGCGCTTCCCCGTCATGTTCGCTTTTCAGATGCTTGGTTCGACGCCGCACGGTGATGCGTACACGGCCCGGGAGTTCGAGGAGATGGGCCGCGCGGCAGGATTTGCAGGAGTGATCGTGAAACCGCTGCCACCCACTCCACAGAGCCTCGTTCTGTTCGAGCAAGCGTGA
- a CDS encoding biotin transporter BioY: MQTVRAAGTTTGSVAGKTRRLARIGVLVAATAVAAQVAIPLPGSPVPVVLSNLMAVLAGLLLGPRDGAVAMVVYVLVGLAGVPVFAAGHAGAGVLVGPTGGYLVGFIVAAFLAGAVRRRNVWLATAAGMAVIYVLGLPWLAWTAHLTWKRAILLGAVPFLPGDALKTIAAAAVARAVPTPRG; encoded by the coding sequence GTGCAGACCGTTCGTGCTGCTGGAACAACTACGGGATCGGTAGCTGGCAAGACGCGCCGGCTCGCGCGAATCGGGGTGCTGGTGGCCGCGACCGCGGTAGCCGCGCAGGTCGCGATCCCGCTGCCCGGGAGCCCTGTCCCCGTGGTGCTTAGCAATCTCATGGCCGTGCTGGCGGGACTGCTCCTCGGCCCCCGCGACGGCGCAGTCGCGATGGTAGTGTACGTGCTGGTCGGCCTCGCCGGCGTGCCTGTGTTCGCCGCAGGGCATGCCGGAGCCGGCGTGCTGGTCGGGCCGACCGGCGGCTACCTCGTGGGATTCATCGTCGCGGCGTTTCTGGCGGGCGCCGTGCGACGGCGCAATGTATGGCTCGCGACGGCGGCCGGGATGGCGGTTATTTACGTCCTTGGACTGCCCTGGCTGGCCTGGACCGCGCACCTCACGTGGAAGCGCGCGATCTTGCTCGGCGCGGTGCCGTTCCTGCCCGGCGATGCGCTCAAGACGATTGCGGCCGCGGCGGTCGCGCGCGCTGTTCCTACGCCTCGAGGGTAA
- a CDS encoding LysE family translocator, translating into MPAPAALALYLPVALVMAFTPGPATLFVLSRASALGPRAGLLSAAGLLSGTLVLVALAALGLTGVLAGAPLVFEGIQMAGAAYLVYLGLRTLASKPRPRAAAIRAAFEPDPDGRTNLRLYRDGVVTELFNPKAALFYASVLPQFVDARRPDVPLQMFALGAVFVVFGAVSLGLIAIFAGALQARLRRSAAWAAAARWVSGGVLVALGLRLAVSRAR; encoded by the coding sequence ATGCCGGCCCCGGCCGCGCTTGCGCTCTACCTTCCGGTGGCGCTCGTCATGGCGTTTACCCCGGGCCCCGCGACGCTCTTCGTGTTGAGCCGGGCCTCCGCCCTCGGCCCGCGGGCGGGGCTGCTGTCGGCCGCCGGACTGTTGAGCGGAACCCTCGTCCTCGTCGCCCTGGCCGCGCTCGGCCTGACCGGCGTTCTCGCCGGAGCGCCGCTCGTGTTCGAAGGCATCCAGATGGCCGGCGCGGCGTATCTGGTCTACCTGGGCCTTCGCACCCTGGCCTCGAAGCCGCGTCCACGGGCCGCCGCCATCCGTGCCGCGTTTGAGCCCGACCCCGACGGCCGCACGAACCTCCGGCTGTACCGGGACGGGGTCGTGACCGAGCTGTTCAATCCCAAAGCCGCGCTGTTCTACGCGTCGGTGCTGCCGCAGTTCGTGGACGCGCGGCGTCCGGACGTCCCGCTGCAAATGTTTGCGCTCGGCGCGGTCTTCGTCGTTTTCGGCGCCGTGTCACTCGGACTGATCGCGATCTTCGCGGGCGCCCTGCAGGCGCGCCTCCGCCGGAGCGCTGCCTGGGCGGCCGCCGCCCGGTGGGTCTCCGGCGGCGTCCTGGTGGCCCTCGGCCTGCGCCTGGCCGTCAGCCGCGCTCGTTAG